GCTTTGAAGTCACTTATCTGGCGCCACAGAGCAACGGGATCATCGACCTGAAAGAGCTCGAAGCGGCCATGCGTGATGACACCATTCTGGTTTCCATCATGCACGTTAACAACGAAATCGGCGTGGTGCAGGATATCGCGACCATCGGCGAAATGTGCCGTGCGCGCGGCATCATCTATCACGTTGATGCGACCCAGAGCGTGGGCAAACTGCCTATCGACCTGAGCCAGCTGAAAGTCGACCTGATGTCCTTCTCCGGCCACAAAATCTATGGCCCGAAAGGCATCGGCGCGCTGTACGTTCGTCGTAAACCACGTATCCGCATTGAAGCGCAGATGCACGGTGGCGGACACGAGCGCGGCATGCGTTCCGGTACGCTGCCTGTTCACCAGATCGTGGGCATGGGCGAAGCTTACCGTATTGCGAAAGAAGAGATGGAAACCGAGATGGCGCGCCTGCGCACGCTCCGTAACCGTCTGTGGGACGGCGTGAAAGATATGGAAGAAGTGTATCTGAACGGCGATCTCGAGCAGGGCGCACCCAACATCCTCAACGTGAGCTTCAACTATGTTGAAGGCGAATCGCTGATCATGGCGCTGAAAGACCTGGCGGTCTCTTCCGGTTCTGCCTGTACCTCTGCAAGCCTGGAGCCATCCTACGTGCTGCGCGCGCTGGGTATGACTGACGAGCTGGCACACAGCTCTATCCGTTTCTCTTTAGGTCGTTTCACTACCGAAGAAGAGATTGACTACACCATCAAGCTGGTTCGCAACTCCATCGGCCGTCTGCGCGACCTTTCTCCACTGTGGGAAATGTTCAAGCAGGGCGTGGATCTGAACAGCATTGAATGGTCACATCACTAATCGGTACATAAGGAGAATTCAATCATGGCATACAGCGAAAAAGTTATCGATCATTACGAGAACCCGCGCAACGTTGGCTCTTTTGACAACAGCGACGAGAGCGTAGGTAGCGGTATGGTTGGCGCGCCAGCCTGTGGCGACGTGATGAAGTTGCAGATTAAAGTCAACAATGAAGGTATCATTGAAGACGCGCGCTTCAAGACCTACGGCTGCGGTTCTGCTATTGCGTCCAGCTCCCTGGTCACCGAGTGGGTGAAGGGCAAGTCTCTGGACGAAGCACAGGCAATCAAGAACACGGATATTGCTGAAGAACTCGAACTGCCACCGGTGAAAATTCACTGTTCTATTCTGGCAGAAGACGCGATCAAAGCCGCCATTGCGGATTACAAAAGCAAACGTGAAGCAAAATAATTGAGGTTTGAGTATGTCGATTACCCTTAGCGACAGCGCTGCCGCGCGAGTAAGCTCTTTTCTGGCGAACCGTGGTAAAGGCTTTGGCCTGCGACTGGGCGTACGTACCTCCGGCTGTTCTGGTATGGCTTACGTACTGGAGTTTGTTGACGAACCAGCGTCTGATGACACTGTGTTTGAAGACAAGGGCGTGAAGGTGGTGGTCGATGGCAAAAGCCTGCAATTCCTCAACGGCACTCAGCTGGACTTTGTAAAAGAAGGCCTGAACGAAGGGTTCAAATTCACGAACCCGAACGTCAAAGACGAGTGTGGTTGCGGCGAAAGCTTCCACGTTTAATCGCGCGTCATCCGAAACCCCACCGTGGCTTTATCTGCTGCGCGTGGGGTTTCTTCTAACAGGCTACCCCTGAGATTGTTATGGATTACTTCACTCTCTTCGGTTTACCCGCTCAATACCCGATTGATCTCCAGGCGCTGACGATCCGTTTTCAGGACCTGCAGCGTCAGTATCATCCGGACAAATTCGCCAGCGGTACTCAGGCAGAACAACTGGCTGCGGTGTCGCAATCCGCGACCATTAACCAGGCCTGGCAGACGCTGCGCCATCCGCTGGCGCGTGCAGAATATCTGCTTTCGCTCCACGGCTTTGATCTGGCGAGCGAACAGCACACCGTACGCGACACGGCGTTTCTGATGGAACAGCTTACGCTTCGCGAAGAGCTGGATGAGATTGAACAGGCCAAAGACGAAGCGCGTCTGGAAAGTTTCATCACGCGCGTGAAGGGCATGTTCGATACCCGCCATCAGCAGATGGTGGAGCAACTGAACAACGAGACCTGGGACGTGGCGGCAGACACTGTGCGCAAACTCCGTTTTCTCGATAAACTGCGAAGCAGTGCTGAACAACTCGAAGAAAAGCTGCTCGATTTTTAATTTCGGAAGCAATTATGGCCTTATTACAAATTAGTGAGCCTGGCTTAAGTGCCGCACCGCACCAGCGCCGTCTGGCGGTGGGTATTGACCTGGGCACCACCAATTCCCTCGTGGCGACCGTGCGTAGCGGCCAGGCGGAGACGCTGGCTGACGAGCAGGGCCGCCATCTGCTGCCTTCCGTGGTCCACTACCAGCAGCAGGGCCACGCGGTGGGCTTTGATGCCCGCGCTAACGCCGCGCGCGATCCGGCGAATACCATCAGCTCCGTTAAGCGGATGATGGGCCGCTCGCTGGCCGATATTCAGACCCGCTACCCGCATCTGCCGTATCAGCTGCAGGCCAGTGAAAACGGCCTGCCGATGATTGCGACTGCGGCCGGTCTGCTGAACCCGATTCGTGTTTCCTCCGACATCCTCAAAGCGCTGGCGGCGCGTGCGACCGCCACGCTCGGTGGCGATCTGGACGGCGTAGTCATTACCGTTCCGGCCTATTTTGACGACGCACAGCGTCAGGGCACCAAAGACGCCGCGCGTCTGGCGGGCCTGCACGTGCTGCGACTGCTGAACGAACCGACGGCGGCAGCGATTGCCTACGGCCTCGACTCCGGTCAGGAAGGGGTCATTGCAGTTTACGATCTTGGCGGCGGTACCTTTGATATCTCGATCCTGCGCTTAAGCCGCGGGGTGTTTGAAGTGCTGGCGACCGGCGGGGATTCCGCGCTGGGCGGCGATGACTTCGACCATCTGCTGGCGGATTACATCCGCGAGCAGGCGGGCATCAGCGATCGCAGCGATGCGCGCATACAGCGTGAACTACTGGATGCGGCTATCGAGGCCAAAATTGCGCTAAGCGATGCTGAGTCAGTCAGTGTGAACGTGGCGGGCTGGCAGGGTGAAATCGCCCGTAAACAGTTTAACGATCTGATCGCCCCCCTGGTGAAACGTACGCTGTTAGCCTGCCGTCGTGCGCTGAAAGATGCCGGTGTTGAGGCGAACGAGGTGCTGGAAGTGGTCATGGTGGGCGGTTCGACCCGCGTGCCGCTGGTGCGCGAGCGCGTGGGCGAATTCTTTGGCCGCACGCCGCTGACCTCCATTGACCCGGACAAAGTGGTTGCCGTGGGGGCCGCAATCCAGGCCGATATTCTGGTCGGCAACAAGCCGGACAGTGAAATGCTGCTGCTGGACGTTATCCCGCTTTCGCTGGGTTTAGAGACCATGGGCGGCCTGGTGGAGAAAGTCATTCCGCGCAACACCACCATTCCGGTGGCACGTGCGCAGGAGTTTACCACCTTCAAAGACGGCCAGACCGCGATGTCCATCCACGTGATGCAGGGCGAACGCGAACTGGTGCAGGACTGCCGTTCTCTGGCGCG
This region of Enterobacter cloacae complex sp. R_G8 genomic DNA includes:
- the iscS gene encoding cysteine desulfurase; this encodes MKLPIYLDYSATTPVDPRVAEKMMQCLTLDGNFGNPASRSHRFGWHAEEAVDIARNQIADLVGADPREIVFTSGATESDNLAIKGAANFYQKKGKHIITSKTEHKAVLDTCRQLEREGFEVTYLAPQSNGIIDLKELEAAMRDDTILVSIMHVNNEIGVVQDIATIGEMCRARGIIYHVDATQSVGKLPIDLSQLKVDLMSFSGHKIYGPKGIGALYVRRKPRIRIEAQMHGGGHERGMRSGTLPVHQIVGMGEAYRIAKEEMETEMARLRTLRNRLWDGVKDMEEVYLNGDLEQGAPNILNVSFNYVEGESLIMALKDLAVSSGSACTSASLEPSYVLRALGMTDELAHSSIRFSLGRFTTEEEIDYTIKLVRNSIGRLRDLSPLWEMFKQGVDLNSIEWSHH
- the iscU gene encoding Fe-S cluster assembly scaffold IscU gives rise to the protein MAYSEKVIDHYENPRNVGSFDNSDESVGSGMVGAPACGDVMKLQIKVNNEGIIEDARFKTYGCGSAIASSSLVTEWVKGKSLDEAQAIKNTDIAEELELPPVKIHCSILAEDAIKAAIADYKSKREAK
- the iscA gene encoding iron-sulfur cluster assembly protein IscA; the encoded protein is MSITLSDSAAARVSSFLANRGKGFGLRLGVRTSGCSGMAYVLEFVDEPASDDTVFEDKGVKVVVDGKSLQFLNGTQLDFVKEGLNEGFKFTNPNVKDECGCGESFHV
- the hscB gene encoding co-chaperone HscB; the encoded protein is MDYFTLFGLPAQYPIDLQALTIRFQDLQRQYHPDKFASGTQAEQLAAVSQSATINQAWQTLRHPLARAEYLLSLHGFDLASEQHTVRDTAFLMEQLTLREELDEIEQAKDEARLESFITRVKGMFDTRHQQMVEQLNNETWDVAADTVRKLRFLDKLRSSAEQLEEKLLDF
- the hscA gene encoding Fe-S protein assembly chaperone HscA, which produces MALLQISEPGLSAAPHQRRLAVGIDLGTTNSLVATVRSGQAETLADEQGRHLLPSVVHYQQQGHAVGFDARANAARDPANTISSVKRMMGRSLADIQTRYPHLPYQLQASENGLPMIATAAGLLNPIRVSSDILKALAARATATLGGDLDGVVITVPAYFDDAQRQGTKDAARLAGLHVLRLLNEPTAAAIAYGLDSGQEGVIAVYDLGGGTFDISILRLSRGVFEVLATGGDSALGGDDFDHLLADYIREQAGISDRSDARIQRELLDAAIEAKIALSDAESVSVNVAGWQGEIARKQFNDLIAPLVKRTLLACRRALKDAGVEANEVLEVVMVGGSTRVPLVRERVGEFFGRTPLTSIDPDKVVAVGAAIQADILVGNKPDSEMLLLDVIPLSLGLETMGGLVEKVIPRNTTIPVARAQEFTTFKDGQTAMSIHVMQGERELVQDCRSLARFALRGIPALPAGGAHIRVTFQVDADGLLSVTAMEKSTGVESSIQVKPSYGLTDGEIASMIQDSMSYAEQDVKARMLAEQKVEAARVLESLNGALAADAALLSAAERQVIDEAASHLSVVAQGNDADAIEEAIKNVDKQTQDFAARRMDKSVRVALKGQSVDEV